One Mycobacterium sp. SMC-4 DNA window includes the following coding sequences:
- a CDS encoding AMP-binding protein, which yields MKTALKNDLDIIDSVLSSVVEQWVAHDPDRVCIVQDDGINVSYRDLDQRASAIAAALRDRGVRAGDRVITLVPNDVRAIYLMLGLNKIGAVEVPINPGLVGASLRHVLHDAAPAAAVIEAGRRAAIEEALPDSARPVFVDVMTEHGTPAEGLDTLDNIIANTVVSVETSALGSDSAAIMYTSGTTGLPKGAVLPHRATVRIGERTVRALRLTEDDTLITVLPLFHGGGKYMNVGACLMVGARIALVRKFSASKFWEQARQHRVTVAHMVVSMAHFLLAQPESPADRTHGITRALIVPAPQEMTDAFAQRFGIPIFEMYGSTEISIPILNSSDGTAPRGSCGRPFEPYRLRIVDEHDRELPAGEVGEICISCDEPWAMSTGYWNQPEETLKVLRNFWFHTGDAGRVDAEGYVYYVDRFKDMIRRRGENISPRIIEDVINTVNGVVESGAYPVPSEFGEDEIAVAVVTNRALTADDIAAACADALPRFAVPRYVRFVEALPKTETAKVQKFKLKQQGLTNAVELPQLTPQGTQR from the coding sequence GTGAAGACTGCGCTGAAGAATGACCTCGACATAATTGACTCGGTCTTGAGCTCCGTCGTCGAACAATGGGTGGCACATGACCCCGACCGGGTGTGCATCGTGCAGGACGACGGCATCAATGTCAGTTACCGCGACCTCGACCAACGCGCGTCGGCTATCGCCGCCGCGTTGCGCGACCGTGGGGTGCGGGCTGGAGATCGGGTTATCACGCTGGTTCCCAACGATGTTCGCGCCATCTATCTGATGCTCGGGTTGAACAAGATCGGCGCTGTCGAGGTGCCGATCAACCCGGGACTGGTGGGCGCCAGCCTGCGGCACGTTCTGCACGACGCTGCGCCGGCGGCCGCCGTCATCGAAGCCGGGCGCCGAGCCGCGATTGAGGAGGCGTTGCCCGATAGCGCCCGCCCGGTGTTCGTCGACGTGATGACCGAGCACGGTACTCCGGCCGAGGGTCTAGACACCCTCGACAACATCATCGCGAATACCGTTGTGTCGGTCGAAACCTCGGCGCTGGGCTCGGACAGTGCGGCGATCATGTACACCTCCGGCACCACCGGCCTGCCCAAGGGTGCGGTGCTGCCGCATCGCGCTACGGTGCGCATCGGCGAACGCACCGTGCGCGCGCTGCGATTGACCGAGGACGACACGCTGATCACCGTGCTGCCGTTGTTCCACGGCGGCGGCAAGTATATGAACGTCGGTGCTTGTCTGATGGTCGGTGCCCGGATCGCGCTGGTCCGCAAGTTCAGCGCCAGCAAGTTCTGGGAGCAAGCGCGTCAGCATCGGGTGACGGTGGCTCACATGGTGGTGTCCATGGCGCATTTCCTTCTGGCCCAACCAGAGTCGCCCGCAGACCGGACCCACGGCATCACCCGTGCGCTGATCGTGCCGGCGCCGCAGGAGATGACCGATGCGTTTGCGCAGCGGTTCGGGATTCCGATCTTCGAGATGTACGGCAGCACCGAGATCAGCATCCCGATCCTGAATTCCTCCGACGGCACCGCGCCACGCGGCTCATGTGGCCGGCCATTCGAACCATATCGTCTCCGCATCGTCGACGAACATGACCGCGAGTTGCCGGCGGGCGAGGTCGGAGAGATCTGCATCAGCTGCGATGAACCCTGGGCGATGTCCACCGGATACTGGAATCAGCCCGAGGAGACTCTGAAGGTGTTGCGCAACTTCTGGTTCCACACCGGCGATGCGGGCCGGGTAGATGCAGAGGGGTACGTTTACTACGTCGATCGGTTCAAGGACATGATTCGCCGGCGTGGAGAGAACATCTCGCCACGCATCATCGAGGACGTCATCAACACCGTCAATGGTGTGGTGGAAAGCGGCGCCTACCCGGTGCCGTCGGAGTTCGGCGAGGACGAGATCGCCGTGGCGGTCGTCACCAACCGCGCGCTCACCGCCGACGACATCGCCGCGGCGTGTGCCGACGCATTGCCTCGTTTCGCGGTGCCGCGCTATGTGCGCTTCGTCGAGGCGCTGCCCAAGACCGAAACCGCCAAGGTGCAGAAGTTCAAACTCAAGCAACAGGGCCTGACCAACGCGGTCGAATTGCCACAACTCACCCCACAAGGAACGCAACGATGA
- a CDS encoding enoyl-CoA hydratase/isomerase family protein: MSHILESYRNGRVQWLCLNRPDVLNAFNSDLLNELRVAFQQATADPQVRVVVLTGNGRAFSAGGDLKFVLSELNGDGGDGPDGVATSVDTFAAVRNCHKPVIAAVNGAAIAGGFEVLLFCDVIFAADSARFGDGHAKYGLLPGGGGAAVLPRRVGLNRAKSLLFSGDSLPAATLRDWGMVCEVVPDDQLRATVAEYATKLAEHSPLVLSAMKEVANAAMHNDQATALRHEMLVLRNHMSSHDFREGLTSFNEKRRPTFEGR, from the coding sequence ATGTCACATATCCTGGAAAGCTATCGCAATGGCCGTGTGCAATGGCTGTGCCTCAACCGACCCGATGTGCTAAATGCGTTCAACAGCGACCTGCTCAACGAACTGCGCGTCGCATTTCAGCAGGCGACGGCCGACCCTCAGGTTCGGGTGGTGGTGCTGACCGGCAACGGCCGAGCCTTCAGCGCCGGCGGTGACCTGAAATTCGTGCTCTCAGAGCTGAACGGGGACGGCGGTGACGGGCCCGACGGGGTGGCCACCAGCGTCGACACATTCGCCGCAGTGCGAAACTGCCACAAGCCCGTGATCGCCGCGGTCAACGGCGCGGCCATCGCCGGCGGCTTTGAGGTACTCCTTTTCTGCGACGTGATCTTCGCTGCGGACAGCGCGCGCTTCGGCGACGGGCACGCCAAGTACGGCCTGCTGCCCGGGGGCGGCGGTGCTGCGGTGCTGCCGCGCCGGGTGGGGTTGAACCGCGCTAAATCCCTTCTTTTCAGCGGTGATTCACTGCCCGCGGCCACGTTGCGGGACTGGGGAATGGTCTGTGAGGTGGTGCCGGATGACCAATTGCGTGCCACGGTCGCCGAATACGCCACGAAGCTCGCCGAGCACAGTCCGCTGGTGCTGTCGGCGATGAAGGAAGTCGCGAATGCGGCGATGCACAACGATCAGGCAACAGCGCTGCGCCACGAAATGCTGGTACTGCGCAACCACATGAGCAGCCACGACTTCCGGGAAGGGCTCACCAGCTTCAACGAGAAGCGCCGGCCCACTTTCGAGGGACGGTGA
- a CDS encoding hydantoinase/oxoprolinase family protein translates to MTVTTISIDTGGTFTDGFVIHDGQVHTVKTLTTPHDLLVCFRAILQAAADAVGVSTEELLRTTEVVRYATTVGTNQVIERTGPRLGLLSAQAAGSASGVGVFVDPDMVAELDLPPGARAADTAATVLGPIRDLLHRGARGLVVAAGDTGTEDHSADRIAEVFLENYPRHCLDAVPLLAAGAVAPDSDGHRRIATALFNAYVHPSAADFLYRAEDHLRSLGYRRPLLIVHNDGGAARVARTIAAKTYNSGPMAGLLGAREIAGSYGVKILVTLDMGGTSLDVGVVADGAVRMLDHGVVAGVEVSLPLPQLEPFGAGGGSIAWMDAGDLRVGPRSAGAYPGPACFGLGGTEPTVTDADTVLGILRPEAFMGGSMPLDVAAARRAYEHLAASMGLDVVQTAARVRATLHRETGRQLAEQLQAWGIDPTEVTVLAFGGNGPTHCAAIAQAAGIRDVLVMPYAPVFSAYGASTVDIVHRREAPMAEPGEPDPRPVLREAVLRDMRGEGYSAESVQVRTSLTTRDGRCYVAVEGRYQLPRATPAGMTGRNPAAAPESTEVFWENYGLLPTPIIEQRHAPTGFKQVGPALVDGGASTCVVPPGWSLTIDERGASRLRREGSGKDGL, encoded by the coding sequence ATGACAGTGACGACGATAAGTATCGATACCGGCGGGACTTTCACCGACGGTTTCGTGATCCACGATGGCCAGGTCCACACCGTGAAGACACTGACCACTCCCCATGATCTGCTGGTGTGTTTCCGTGCGATCCTGCAGGCGGCCGCCGATGCAGTCGGTGTAAGTACCGAGGAATTGCTGCGAACGACCGAGGTTGTGCGGTACGCCACCACCGTCGGGACCAACCAGGTGATCGAACGGACCGGGCCCCGACTCGGTCTGCTGAGCGCGCAGGCGGCCGGAAGTGCCTCGGGTGTAGGTGTTTTCGTCGACCCGGACATGGTCGCCGAGTTGGACCTCCCGCCGGGAGCCAGGGCCGCCGACACCGCAGCCACTGTGCTGGGGCCCATCAGGGATCTGCTGCACCGTGGGGCCCGTGGCCTGGTGGTGGCCGCCGGAGACACCGGCACCGAAGATCACTCAGCCGACCGGATCGCCGAGGTGTTCCTGGAAAATTATCCCCGGCACTGCCTCGACGCGGTCCCACTGCTGGCCGCCGGCGCAGTGGCCCCGGATTCCGACGGGCACCGACGTATCGCCACCGCACTTTTCAACGCCTACGTCCATCCGTCCGCGGCCGACTTTCTCTACCGCGCTGAGGATCACCTGCGTTCGCTGGGATACCGTCGGCCACTGCTGATCGTGCACAACGACGGCGGTGCGGCCCGCGTGGCCCGCACGATCGCGGCCAAGACCTACAACTCGGGTCCGATGGCGGGCCTGCTGGGTGCCCGTGAAATCGCCGGCAGCTACGGCGTCAAGATCCTGGTGACGCTCGACATGGGTGGAACGAGCTTGGACGTCGGCGTCGTCGCCGATGGCGCGGTGCGGATGCTCGACCACGGTGTGGTTGCCGGTGTCGAAGTATCCTTGCCACTGCCACAGCTGGAACCGTTTGGGGCGGGCGGAGGTTCGATCGCCTGGATGGACGCCGGTGACCTGCGCGTCGGTCCGCGCAGTGCCGGCGCCTATCCCGGACCGGCCTGTTTCGGCCTGGGCGGGACTGAGCCCACGGTCACCGATGCCGACACCGTGCTGGGCATCCTGCGACCGGAGGCATTCATGGGTGGGTCGATGCCACTCGATGTGGCTGCGGCACGCCGCGCATATGAGCATCTCGCCGCATCGATGGGCCTCGATGTCGTGCAGACCGCCGCGCGGGTGCGCGCCACCCTGCACCGCGAAACAGGCCGACAACTGGCCGAACAGTTGCAGGCGTGGGGCATCGACCCCACCGAAGTCACCGTACTGGCCTTCGGTGGAAACGGACCGACACATTGCGCGGCGATCGCTCAAGCCGCCGGCATCCGGGACGTTCTGGTGATGCCTTATGCACCGGTGTTCTCCGCCTACGGCGCCTCGACCGTCGACATCGTGCACCGTCGCGAGGCGCCGATGGCAGAACCCGGTGAACCCGACCCTCGGCCGGTGCTGCGCGAAGCCGTCCTGCGCGACATGCGGGGCGAGGGGTACAGCGCTGAGTCGGTGCAGGTCCGAACGTCGCTCACCACCCGAGATGGGCGCTGCTACGTCGCGGTCGAGGGACGCTATCAGCTGCCCCGGGCCACCCCGGCGGGCATGACCGGGCGCAATCCGGCAGCTGCCCCCGAAAGCACCGAAGTCTTTTGGGAGAACTACGGTTTGCTGCCCACCCCGATAATCGAACAGCGGCACGCGCCGACGGGTTTCAAGCAGGTCGGACCCGCACTGGTGGACGGTGGCGCTTCTACCTGTGTCGTCCCGCCGGGGTGGAGCCTGACCATCGATGAGCGCGGAGCATCCCGGTTGCGCCGCGAAGGATCCGGGAAGGACGGGCTATGA
- a CDS encoding acetone carboxylase subunit gamma — translation MSGIVTMTEYLGIDVGARRWVCLRCGQDLGSADGDYKRGLLLYDRDPGDIYPAGLPGERGYCPDPQWCRIVEFYCPGCATQVETEYLPPGHPLTRDMDVDVDALVAKHGAAAEA, via the coding sequence ATGAGCGGAATCGTCACGATGACCGAGTACCTGGGCATCGATGTAGGCGCTCGGCGCTGGGTGTGCCTGCGGTGCGGGCAGGATCTGGGCTCGGCCGACGGCGACTACAAGCGAGGCCTGCTGCTGTACGACCGCGATCCCGGCGATATCTATCCGGCAGGCCTGCCCGGTGAGCGGGGCTACTGTCCAGATCCACAGTGGTGCCGCATCGTCGAGTTCTACTGCCCGGGCTGCGCCACCCAGGTGGAAACCGAGTATCTTCCGCCGGGCCATCCCCTCACCCGCGATATGGACGTCGACGTCGATGCGCTGGTCGCCAAGCATGGCGCGGCAGCCGAGGCATAG
- a CDS encoding thiolase family protein: protein MRTIDAYILGTFATAVGKFPDKDPKALTRDAYLGVLADALVDDPDVIGGAWFANMLMDHWRQPYLKGQLCFVPLVNDGLFPRGAPVTNVEGGCATGSQAFSNALREVQSGHSDVALAIGVEKMFDPDNPRAALRGMEGALDWLDPESWQNLYRRTAAANGTTFDTGPERGVAMDLYGLWAHSHMRAYGTTAEHLAMAAAKNHTNSVHNPRAQYRFPMSVQQVLEDRVVSEPLTRAMCAPIGDGAAAVLVCSRKHLDRCPAEVRERAVRIRANEIACGVFDVSWDDDRAPVLAARRAYRAAGLAPRDIDLVELHDASSFAEIHLLEDLGFCDRGKAGEYTAAGATAIDGELPVNASGGLVSRGHPIGATGLMMLNEIAIQLRGEAGGNAVANARIGLAENGGGVIGNDSAVCSVTILEGPDR, encoded by the coding sequence GTGAGAACGATCGACGCTTACATTCTCGGCACCTTCGCCACGGCTGTCGGCAAGTTCCCCGACAAGGACCCGAAGGCGTTGACTCGAGATGCCTACCTTGGGGTGCTCGCCGACGCCCTCGTCGATGATCCCGACGTGATCGGTGGAGCCTGGTTCGCGAACATGCTGATGGACCACTGGCGCCAGCCCTATCTCAAGGGCCAGCTGTGCTTCGTGCCGTTGGTCAACGACGGCCTGTTTCCCAGGGGAGCGCCCGTCACCAACGTCGAGGGTGGTTGCGCCACTGGCTCGCAGGCGTTCAGCAACGCGTTGCGCGAGGTGCAGTCCGGGCACAGCGACGTGGCGTTGGCCATCGGAGTGGAGAAGATGTTCGACCCGGACAATCCGCGGGCGGCGCTGCGCGGCATGGAGGGTGCGCTGGACTGGCTGGATCCGGAGTCCTGGCAGAACCTCTATAGGCGCACCGCCGCGGCGAACGGGACGACGTTCGATACCGGACCGGAACGCGGGGTGGCGATGGATCTGTATGGGCTGTGGGCGCATTCGCACATGCGCGCATACGGCACCACAGCCGAGCATCTCGCTATGGCGGCCGCAAAGAATCACACCAACTCGGTGCACAACCCGCGCGCCCAGTACCGGTTTCCGATGTCGGTGCAACAGGTGCTCGAGGACCGAGTGGTCTCCGAACCGTTGACCCGGGCGATGTGCGCTCCGATCGGCGACGGGGCCGCCGCGGTATTGGTGTGTTCGCGAAAGCACCTCGACCGTTGTCCGGCCGAGGTGCGTGAGCGGGCAGTGCGTATCCGGGCCAACGAAATAGCCTGCGGCGTTTTCGATGTCTCGTGGGATGACGATCGAGCGCCGGTGCTGGCCGCCCGCCGCGCCTATCGGGCCGCCGGCCTTGCCCCGCGCGATATCGACCTGGTGGAGTTGCACGACGCGAGTTCGTTCGCCGAGATCCACCTGCTGGAGGATCTGGGCTTTTGTGACCGCGGCAAGGCCGGTGAGTACACCGCCGCTGGTGCCACCGCCATCGATGGTGAGCTCCCGGTCAACGCCTCCGGTGGCCTTGTCTCGCGCGGGCATCCGATCGGCGCAACGGGGCTGATGATGCTCAACGAGATAGCGATTCAGCTACGCGGGGAAGCAGGCGGCAACGCCGTCGCCAACGCCAGGATCGGGCTGGCCGAAAACGGTGGTGGGGTGATCGGCAACGACAGTGCGGTGTGCTCGGTGACGATCCTGGAGGGGCCGGACCGGTAG
- a CDS encoding hydantoinase B/oxoprolinase family protein, translating into MTTLAPQPVSVLGAHDVQARYGVDLTTAEVIRHALEHIGLQMQIKINTAALSPLLSEVNDFGIGLLAPRDAERDLDFDAIAMGTAAPGHYVINQYYARMAIEHWGVENFKPGDVIIFNDPYRGGSHINDVGTLMPIFLDDGELIGFAAAITHWLDIGGPIPTGFGPGLQRDMYAEGIRISPRHLYREGQLVRETVELFTEQTRIPEISINDLQVIHSALSLGAEMVLRYIRRYGRDAYAGAVQYTLDHTERAMRAALNQIPDGEYTAEDYMDNNMDGDPMLIRCAVRKRGDQVEVDFSGSSRNEWGGFACTWSDAVSGAHLGLQVALPDSISPNAGAYRPVHVVVPPGCCLHALPPMSTNAGHTMFIAKAINLVKRALSQADPALALAENYDDVPFMSFVGSDTRGGIPTPFIFINVFQGPFGGTAQGDGSCYTFMEGGNCMVTSVELEEETFPVLLLEREFVADTAGPGQHRGGPATRTVIVPLADCESSFQLDQCRIAPQGALGGSSGTRGFITIYRGGLDAWADGTGLSDPDVLAGIVDESGRLVDGDVPGRTEFRSSKQAGVRIAARDVVVHQGPGAGGCGDPALRDPDAIARDVRNEIVSAGS; encoded by the coding sequence GTGACAACTCTGGCCCCGCAGCCCGTGTCGGTTCTCGGCGCACACGACGTGCAAGCGCGCTACGGCGTGGATCTCACCACCGCCGAGGTCATTCGGCATGCGCTTGAGCACATCGGCCTGCAGATGCAGATCAAGATCAACACAGCCGCGCTGAGCCCGCTGCTCAGTGAGGTGAACGACTTCGGTATCGGCTTGTTGGCGCCGCGGGACGCGGAGCGCGACCTCGACTTCGACGCGATCGCGATGGGAACGGCTGCCCCCGGGCACTACGTGATCAACCAGTACTACGCCCGGATGGCCATCGAGCACTGGGGCGTGGAGAACTTCAAGCCCGGTGACGTGATCATCTTCAATGACCCGTACCGCGGCGGCAGCCACATCAACGACGTGGGCACCTTGATGCCGATCTTCCTCGACGACGGTGAGCTGATCGGTTTCGCGGCGGCGATCACCCACTGGCTGGACATCGGCGGTCCGATTCCCACCGGGTTCGGGCCGGGGTTGCAGCGCGACATGTACGCCGAGGGGATCCGCATCTCGCCACGACACCTGTACCGCGAGGGGCAGTTGGTCCGGGAGACCGTCGAGCTGTTCACCGAGCAGACCCGTATCCCCGAGATCAGCATCAACGACCTGCAGGTCATTCATTCGGCACTCTCGTTGGGTGCCGAGATGGTGTTGCGCTACATCCGCCGCTACGGACGCGACGCCTACGCCGGCGCCGTCCAGTACACCCTCGACCACACCGAACGTGCGATGCGGGCGGCGCTGAACCAGATCCCCGACGGTGAATACACCGCCGAGGACTACATGGACAACAACATGGATGGCGACCCCATGTTGATCCGTTGCGCAGTGCGCAAACGCGGCGACCAGGTGGAGGTCGACTTCTCCGGTTCATCCCGAAACGAGTGGGGTGGTTTCGCGTGCACTTGGTCCGACGCAGTGTCGGGTGCCCATTTGGGACTGCAGGTGGCGTTGCCGGACTCCATCAGCCCCAACGCCGGCGCTTACCGTCCCGTGCACGTAGTGGTCCCACCCGGCTGCTGTCTGCACGCTCTGCCGCCGATGTCCACCAACGCAGGTCATACCATGTTCATCGCCAAGGCGATCAACCTGGTGAAAAGAGCGTTGTCACAGGCTGACCCGGCTTTGGCGCTGGCCGAGAACTATGACGACGTGCCGTTCATGAGCTTCGTCGGGTCGGACACCCGTGGCGGCATTCCGACACCGTTCATTTTCATCAACGTGTTCCAGGGGCCCTTCGGTGGCACCGCGCAGGGTGACGGCAGCTGCTACACCTTCATGGAGGGCGGCAACTGCATGGTGACCTCGGTCGAACTCGAGGAAGAGACCTTTCCGGTATTGCTGTTGGAACGCGAGTTCGTCGCCGACACCGCAGGACCCGGGCAGCACCGCGGTGGGCCGGCCACCCGCACCGTGATCGTGCCGTTGGCCGACTGTGAGAGCTCGTTCCAGCTCGACCAGTGCCGAATCGCACCGCAGGGCGCGCTGGGCGGCAGCAGCGGTACCCGCGGTTTCATCACCATCTATCGCGGTGGGCTCGATGCCTGGGCCGACGGCACCGGCCTCAGCGACCCTGACGTGCTCGCCGGCATCGTCGATGAGTCCGGGCGGCTGGTCGACGGCGACGTGCCAGGCCGCACCGAGTTCCGGTCCAGCAAGCAGGCGGGAGTGCGGATTGCCGCGCGTGATGTCGTGGTCCATCAGGGGCCGGGTGCGGGCGGTTGCGGAGACCCCGCCCTCCGCGACCCCGACGCCATAGCCCGCGACGTCCGCAACGAGATCGTATCCGCCGGGTCCTGA
- a CDS encoding SDR family NAD(P)-dependent oxidoreductase, with protein sequence MKLDGRCAIVTGAASGMGRATARTLHQAGANVVMLDVAEEPLEKAAAELGDGAVACRTDVSDADQVQAAVRLAVDRFGTVHAAVNCAGVPSMMKTVSKGVPHSLAVWQRTIDVNLTGVFNVVRITAAQMVTNEPDPETTERGVLVNIASGAAWDGTRGTVAYAASKAGVIGMSMPIARDLAGDGIRCVAIVPGVFHTGMADEVSETVLTSLRESVLYPKRMGDPPEIGSLVEHIITNSYFNATTVCLDAGLRARH encoded by the coding sequence ATGAAATTGGACGGCCGCTGCGCCATCGTGACCGGCGCCGCCTCCGGCATGGGCCGGGCCACTGCGCGAACCCTGCACCAGGCGGGCGCCAACGTGGTCATGCTCGACGTCGCCGAGGAGCCGTTGGAGAAGGCCGCCGCCGAACTCGGGGACGGAGCGGTGGCGTGTCGCACCGATGTCAGTGACGCGGACCAGGTCCAGGCCGCCGTCCGGTTGGCCGTTGACCGGTTCGGGACCGTGCATGCCGCGGTGAACTGCGCCGGAGTCCCGTCCATGATGAAGACGGTGTCCAAAGGCGTCCCACACAGCCTTGCGGTCTGGCAGCGCACCATAGATGTCAACCTCACCGGGGTGTTTAACGTGGTGCGTATCACGGCCGCGCAGATGGTCACCAATGAACCCGACCCGGAGACCACCGAGCGAGGTGTCCTCGTCAACATCGCCTCCGGGGCGGCCTGGGACGGCACCCGCGGCACGGTCGCCTATGCCGCCAGCAAGGCTGGTGTGATCGGCATGTCGATGCCGATCGCCCGTGATCTGGCTGGGGATGGAATACGTTGTGTTGCAATAGTTCCCGGTGTATTCCATACCGGGATGGCCGATGAGGTGAGTGAAACCGTGCTGACGTCCTTGCGAGAATCGGTGCTATATCCCAAGCGGATGGGCGATCCACCCGAGATCGGCAGCCTGGTCGAGCACATCATCACCAACTCCTACTTCAACGCCACCACCGTCTGTCTCGACGCCGGGCTGCGGGCCCGCCACTAG
- a CDS encoding CdaR family transcriptional regulator, with product MSTPTLTPDACRDDAESQPWRWLSTWIAGEHDTILDQLTAEVLGELPELAFAPHRPEVHVRAAIGAHVGALQQVLGQAGEPTQVVMPAVFDDYTRRLARDETPALAVLLRSFEKMHGNLWGQLLTALRSPLHRVEPEHRAELLEFASARLFAYFHSVGTQTARAYQAARSLHQMRNAAARHELVTRVLAGELEQGEAELLLHHEFNCTQIAYVATFNGHDPADRLSTTIARLVGRLGARAHLAVRSAEGCYGWFSPLRDNWREAVCDLSAPDRVLLCLGAPHEGLAGFRQTRAEALEGHRVAAATSRTGVVLFEDVAHLALATRDLAAARALVERELGRLCATDETTARLLDTLRVYLDELASPTRTARRMFVHPNTVIKRLERIEEQLGGPICPNSLHLRMAVELAPLVRALAAPAG from the coding sequence ATGAGCACCCCCACCCTCACCCCGGACGCGTGTCGCGACGACGCCGAGTCGCAGCCGTGGCGGTGGCTGTCCACCTGGATCGCCGGTGAACACGACACCATCCTCGACCAGCTCACCGCAGAGGTGCTGGGTGAGCTGCCCGAGCTCGCCTTCGCCCCACACCGGCCGGAAGTCCACGTGCGCGCGGCCATCGGCGCCCATGTGGGCGCCCTTCAGCAGGTGCTGGGCCAGGCCGGTGAACCAACTCAGGTGGTGATGCCTGCGGTCTTCGATGACTACACGCGTCGGCTTGCCCGGGACGAGACGCCGGCGCTGGCGGTCCTGTTGCGATCGTTCGAGAAAATGCACGGAAACCTCTGGGGTCAGTTGTTGACGGCGCTGCGCAGCCCGCTCCACCGGGTAGAACCGGAGCATCGCGCCGAGCTCCTCGAATTCGCCTCGGCGCGTTTGTTCGCCTACTTCCATTCCGTCGGAACCCAGACAGCACGGGCCTACCAGGCCGCGCGATCGCTGCATCAGATGCGCAATGCGGCCGCGCGCCATGAACTGGTCACCCGGGTGCTGGCCGGCGAACTCGAGCAGGGTGAGGCCGAACTCCTGTTGCACCACGAGTTCAACTGCACCCAGATCGCCTACGTGGCAACGTTCAACGGGCACGACCCGGCGGACCGCTTGAGCACCACGATCGCACGCCTCGTCGGACGACTCGGCGCCCGAGCGCACCTGGCGGTGCGCTCGGCGGAAGGATGTTACGGCTGGTTCAGCCCGCTGCGGGACAACTGGCGTGAAGCAGTGTGCGACCTGTCGGCGCCTGATCGGGTGCTGCTGTGCCTGGGCGCTCCGCACGAAGGATTGGCCGGTTTTCGGCAGACCCGGGCAGAGGCGCTGGAGGGTCACCGCGTCGCGGCTGCCACGTCGCGCACGGGGGTGGTGCTGTTCGAGGATGTCGCCCACCTCGCACTGGCCACCCGCGACCTCGCGGCGGCCCGAGCCCTGGTCGAGCGGGAACTGGGCCGACTCTGCGCCACGGACGAAACCACCGCGCGACTGTTGGACACCTTGCGGGTGTACCTCGACGAACTGGCCAGCCCGACCCGGACCGCGCGCCGAATGTTCGTCCACCCCAACACCGTGATCAAGCGGTTGGAGCGGATCGAGGAACAACTCGGCGGGCCGATCTGTCCGAACAGCCTCCACTTGCGCATGGCAGTCGAACTCGCGCCGCTGGTTCGGGCCCTCGCCGCCCCAGCCGGGTGA